CTGGCACCCCGCGACCCCATCCTGGGCCTCAACGAAGCATTCAATGCCGACCCACGTACCGACAAGGTCAACCTGGGCGTAGGCGTTTACTGCAACGAGGAAGGGCGCATTCCGCTGCTGCGCGCCGTGATCGAAGCCGAAACCCAGCGCGCTGCCCAGCATGCCTCGCGCGGCTACCTGCCGATCGACGGCATCGCCACCTACGACCAGGCCGTGCAAAAACTGATCTTCGGCGCCGAGTCGCCGCTGCTGGCCGCTGGCCGCGTGGTCACCGTACAGGCCGTTGGCGGCACTGGCGCACTGAAGATTGGTGCCGACTTCCTCAAGCGCCTGTCGCCCGACGCCGTTGTGGCCATCAGCGACCCGAGCTGGGAAAACCACCGCGCGCTGTTCGAGTCCGCCGGCTTCCCGGTGCAGAACTACCGCTACTACGATGCCCCGAGCAACGACGTCAACCGCGCGGGCATGCTCGAAGACCTGAACAACCTGCCGTCCGGCTCGGTCGTTGTGCTGCACGCTTGCTGCCACAACCCGACTGGCGTCGACCTGACCCTGGACGACTGGAAAAACGTCCTGGAAGTCGTCAAGGCCAAGGGCCACGTGCCGTTCCTCGACATGGCCTACCAGGGCTTTGGTGCCGGCATCGCCGAAGACGCCTTCGCCGTGCGCCTGTTCGCCGAGTCGGGCCTGGAGTTCTTCGTGTCCAGCTCGTTCTCCAAGTCGTTCTCGCTGTATGGCGAGCGCGTTGGCGCACTGTCGATCGTCACCGGCTCCAAGGACGAAAGCACCCGCGTGCTGTCCCAGGTCAAGCGCGTGATCCGCACCACCTACTCCAACCCGCCAACCCACGGCGCCACCATCGTGGCCACCGTGCTGAACAGCGCCGAGCTGTGCCAGATGTGG
The genomic region above belongs to Pseudomonas sp. PSKL.D1 and contains:
- a CDS encoding amino acid aminotransferase; translated protein: MSLFSAVELAPRDPILGLNEAFNADPRTDKVNLGVGVYCNEEGRIPLLRAVIEAETQRAAQHASRGYLPIDGIATYDQAVQKLIFGAESPLLAAGRVVTVQAVGGTGALKIGADFLKRLSPDAVVAISDPSWENHRALFESAGFPVQNYRYYDAPSNDVNRAGMLEDLNNLPSGSVVVLHACCHNPTGVDLTLDDWKNVLEVVKAKGHVPFLDMAYQGFGAGIAEDAFAVRLFAESGLEFFVSSSFSKSFSLYGERVGALSIVTGSKDESTRVLSQVKRVIRTTYSNPPTHGATIVATVLNSAELCQMWETELAEMRQRIHGMRHQMVALLAEYGAKRDFSFVGRQAGMFSYSGLTVEQVARLKNEFGIYALDTGRIAVAALNQSNIKVVSKAIVEVL